The sequence below is a genomic window from Gemmatimonadota bacterium.
AAAATCGAGGTAGACGCCGAGCCCAGTTTCCCCGACGCCGCGGCCGGTGTCGCAGGCCTCCTTGGCGGCCCGGGAGGCAATGTCCCGCGGCGAGAGGTTGCCGAAGCCCGGATATTTCCGCTCGAGGTAGTAGTCGCGCTCGGCTTCGGGAATGTCCGCCGGGGTCCGCTTGTCGCCCGGGGTTGTGGGAACCCAGACCCGGCCGTCGTTTCGGAGCGATTCGCTCATCAGGGTGAGTTTGGACTGATAGTCCCCACTCATCGGGATGCAGGTCGGATGGATCTGGGTGTAGCACGGATTGGCGAAGGCGGCGCCGCGCTTGTAGGCGCGGTAGGTGGCGCTGACGTTGCAGCCCCTGGCGTTGGTTGAGAGGTAGAACACGTTGCCGTAGCCGCCGGTGGCCAGGATTACTGCATCGGCCAAATGGGACTCGATGGCCCCGGTCACCAAGTCCCGGGTGACGATGCCGGTGGCACGCCCGTCGGTGACGATCAGGTCGAGCATTTCGGTCCGGGGCACCATGGTGACCGATCCGGCGGCAATCTGCCGTTCGAGCGCACTGTAGGCGCCCAACAGCAACTGCTGCCCGGTTTGGCCTCGGGCGTAGAACGTCCGGGACACCTGGGCACCGCCGAACGACCGGTTCGATAGCAGGCCCCCGTACTCCCTCGCGAACGGGACGCCCTGGGCCACGCACTGGTCGATGATATCGGTCGACACCTGGGCCAGCCGGTAGACGTTGGCTTCGCGGGCCCGGAAGTCCCCGCCCTTGATGGTGTCGTAGAACAGCCGGTAGACGCTGTCGCCATCATTCTGGTAATTCTTGGTGGCGTTGATCCCGCCCTGCGCCGCGATGCTGTGGGCCCGGCGCGGCGTATCCTGGAAGCAGAAGCAGCGGACCTGGTAGCCCAATTCGCCGAGCGAGGCGGCCGCCGAGGCGCCGGCCAACCCGGAACCGACGACGATGACGCTGTATTTTCGCTTGTTGGCCGGGCTGACCAGCTTCAAGTCGAACTTATGGCGGTCCCACTTCTGCTCCAGCGGACCGGCCGGAATCCGGGCGTTGAGTTCCATGGGTTACCGAACCAATCCGAAGAGCACACCCAGCGGAATCGATACGAAGCCGAGGGGAATGAAGACCGAGATGAACCAGGCTAGATGGAGCCGAATCCCGTTGACGTTCGGGTGATTGGCACCGAGGGTTTGGAACATGCTCCAGATCCCGTGGTGGAGATGCAGAGCCAGCGCTGCCATGGACACGAGGTAGAACAGGGCCACCCAGACTACCGAAAAGCTCCGAACCACGTTCTCGTAGGGCTCGCCCTTGACAAACAAAGACGGGAGAATGGTGCCGGTCGTGAAATGGAGGATATGGAAGATGACGAACGTGGCCAGCAGCAGCCCGCCGATCCGCATCAGGCGGGCCGCGAGGGTCGAGACCTGGGGCCTGAGCTTGGCGTACCGCTCCGGCCGGGCCGCTCTGGCCCGACGGGAAAGCGTCAGGGCGGCGTGGACGTGGAACACCAACGCCACCAGGACCACGGCCCGAGTGCCCCAGACCAGCGCCGGATAGCTCTGGAGCAGCGCGGCATATCCGTTCATGGCGGCCGCACCGCGATGCACCAGCAAGTTCCCGATCATGTGGATCGTGATGAAGCCGACCAGCACGATGCCGGTAGCCGCCATGACGACCTTCCGTCCAATGGTCGACGCGTAGAACCGGACCAGCCACCCGCCCGCCGGTCCGGCCGCCGGGACCGAGGGGGCCGCCAT
It includes:
- a CDS encoding fumarate reductase/succinate dehydrogenase flavoprotein subunit, which codes for MELNARIPAGPLEQKWDRHKFDLKLVSPANKRKYSVIVVGSGLAGASAAASLGELGYQVRCFCFQDTPRRAHSIAAQGGINATKNYQNDGDSVYRLFYDTIKGGDFRAREANVYRLAQVSTDIIDQCVAQGVPFAREYGGLLSNRSFGGAQVSRTFYARGQTGQQLLLGAYSALERQIAAGSVTMVPRTEMLDLIVTDGRATGIVTRDLVTGAIESHLADAVILATGGYGNVFYLSTNARGCNVSATYRAYKRGAAFANPCYTQIHPTCIPMSGDYQSKLTLMSESLRNDGRVWVPTTPGDKRTPADIPEAERDYYLERKYPGFGNLSPRDIASRAAKEACDTGRGVGETGLGVYLDFADAIKRLGEPKIRERYGNLFDMYERITGENPYQLPMRIFPAVHYTMGGLWVDYNLMSTVPGLFVLGEANFSDHGANRLGASALMQGLADGYFVIPYTIGNYLAQVKPGAGQATIAEAAATVAGVTERTRRLLAVGGGRSVDSFHRELGKIMWDHCGMERSAEGLRAALDLIPGLRAEFWSSVRVLGQGEEMNQSLEKAGRVADFLEFGELMCRDALHRDESCGGHFRTEYQTPDGEAKRDDEGFCYVAAWEYQGDANPPVMHREPLQFDNVKLTTRSYK
- a CDS encoding succinate dehydrogenase cytochrome b subunit — its product is MAAPSVPAAGPAGGWLVRFYASTIGRKVVMAATGIVLVGFITIHMIGNLLVHRGAAAMNGYAALLQSYPALVWGTRAVVLVALVFHVHAALTLSRRARAARPERYAKLRPQVSTLAARLMRIGGLLLATFVIFHILHFTTGTILPSLFVKGEPYENVVRSFSVVWVALFYLVSMAALALHLHHGIWSMFQTLGANHPNVNGIRLHLAWFISVFIPLGFVSIPLGVLFGLVR